One window from the genome of Chloroflexaceae bacterium encodes:
- a CDS encoding response regulator transcription factor — MEQRTILVVDDDDGLRELIRINLEHEGYAVIQASNGVECVQMVREHRPDMVILDVMMPEMDGLEACVKVREFSQVPILMLTAKTQSEDVITGLDRGADDYLTKPFNMEELAARIRALLRRVPPANRPLSAGGGQISIDQQKREVWVRGHLVDLTPIEYKLLIVLAEKVGEVVGHEMLLRAVWGQEYTKDNNDYLKVYIWHLRRKIEEDPRNPKILTTEWGVGYRLVP; from the coding sequence ATGGAGCAGCGCACCATTCTTGTAGTTGATGATGATGACGGCCTCCGCGAGCTGATTCGCATTAATCTGGAGCACGAGGGATACGCTGTCATACAGGCCTCGAATGGTGTAGAGTGCGTACAGATGGTCCGTGAACATCGGCCTGATATGGTCATCCTCGACGTGATGATGCCTGAGATGGATGGCCTGGAAGCCTGCGTCAAGGTGCGCGAATTCTCACAGGTGCCCATCCTTATGCTTACGGCCAAGACGCAGAGCGAAGATGTGATCACCGGTCTGGATCGGGGCGCCGATGATTACCTGACCAAACCCTTTAATATGGAAGAACTCGCGGCGCGGATCCGTGCCTTGCTGCGTCGCGTGCCGCCCGCCAACCGGCCTCTCAGCGCTGGCGGCGGCCAGATCAGCATCGATCAGCAGAAGCGCGAGGTGTGGGTGCGTGGCCACCTGGTGGATCTGACGCCGATTGAGTACAAGCTGCTGATTGTGCTTGCCGAGAAGGTGGGCGAGGTCGTCGGGCACGAGATGTTGCTGCGGGCCGTCTGGGGCCAGGAGTATACCAAAGATAACAACGATTACCTCAAGGTCTATATCTGGCACCTGCGGCGCAAGATCGAAGAGGATCCGCGCAACCCCAAGATACTGACCACTGAGTGGGGCGTTGGCTACCGGCTCGTACCGTAG
- a CDS encoding CAP domain-containing protein: MQYPTARTLIAAAVILTLLGSLLLIPGASAQTETFVHTASSTYVEPDTQTTLAIQADLVAASRIFVPFIKAVGGSQASDNQSIANQVLALVNAERARAGCQPLSLEPRLMQAAQRHSEDMAVNNFFGHVGSNGSTLVQRVNAVGYPWSALAENVAAGYPTAEAVMAGWMSSEGHRRNILNCRYVHIGVGYVYQADDTPLPGAQLPYYHYWTEVFGTPR; the protein is encoded by the coding sequence ATGCAGTACCCAACCGCCCGCACCCTCATCGCTGCCGCGGTCATCCTCACCCTCCTGGGAAGCCTTCTGCTGATCCCCGGCGCCTCCGCTCAGACGGAAACCTTCGTCCATACCGCATCATCCACATACGTTGAACCAGACACGCAAACAACCCTGGCCATACAGGCCGATCTGGTCGCTGCATCGCGGATCTTCGTCCCGTTCATTAAAGCGGTCGGCGGTTCGCAGGCGTCAGATAATCAAAGCATCGCCAACCAGGTGCTGGCGCTGGTGAATGCCGAGCGCGCTCGCGCCGGCTGCCAGCCGCTGAGTCTCGAACCGCGACTTATGCAGGCGGCGCAACGACACAGCGAAGACATGGCAGTGAACAACTTCTTCGGCCACGTCGGCAGCAATGGCTCGACCCTGGTCCAGCGAGTCAACGCCGTGGGCTACCCCTGGTCGGCGCTTGCCGAAAACGTTGCCGCCGGCTACCCTACGGCAGAAGCGGTCATGGCGGGCTGGATGAGCAGCGAAGGCCACCGCCGCAATATCCTGAACTGCCGCTATGTCCATATCGGCGTTGGTTATGTCTACCAGGCCGATGACACACCCCTGCCCGGCGCCCAGCTTCCCTACTACCACTACTGGACGGAAGTTTTTGGCACGCCACGGTAA
- a CDS encoding thioredoxin domain-containing protein yields MHTRHRDAHGNPKYTNRLIHAASPYLLQHAHNPVDWHEWGEEALERARREDKPILVSIGYAACHWCHVMADESFDDEATAAIQNALFVNIKVDREERPDLDSLYMTAVQAMTGQGGWPLNVFCLPDGTPFFGGTYFPPDEKAARYRASSWKQVLQRVAEVYRTRRDELAASGADLVNHIQRLASAGVSDGASLPDGGALLHEAVAVLSRQFDHQAGGFGGAPKFPQANALEALLRAHLRGAPGALPMLELTLHKMARGGIYDQLGGGFHRYSVDARWLVPHFEKMLYDNALLARIYLGAFQVTGTPLYRQIAIETLAYMTRDLRHPQGGFFSSEDADSLPYPGAPHAEEGAFYVWTPDEVREHLGEDAALFCHLYDISRAGNFEGRNILNLPREPAEVARVTGATPERLEQVAQEGRKRLLAARARRPRPFRDEKIITSWNGMALRAFAEAAIPLASDEYLEIARACADFLLTYLRRDDGRLLRSWKDGRGGPPAFLEDYALLIDGLLALHAADGDARWLAESFALADAMIDLFWDETIAGFYDTARDHETLVVRPRDVGDNATPSGNSVAAEVLLRLAALRGRDDYRQRAEALIAGQAGMLARFPAGFGRWLCAADLAAAPVKEVVIAGAPEAEDTRALLNVALGAYRPHIVVARIRPGDSDAATLTPLLAGREAIGGAATAYVCAGFVCQLPVQTPEALAEQLR; encoded by the coding sequence ATGCATACCAGACATCGCGACGCGCATGGCAATCCGAAGTACACCAATCGCCTGATCCATGCCGCCAGTCCGTACCTGCTGCAACATGCCCATAATCCGGTAGACTGGCACGAATGGGGCGAGGAGGCCCTGGAGCGCGCCCGGCGCGAGGATAAGCCCATCCTGGTGAGCATTGGCTACGCTGCATGCCACTGGTGCCACGTTATGGCCGATGAGAGCTTCGACGACGAGGCGACTGCCGCCATTCAGAACGCGCTGTTCGTTAATATCAAGGTTGACCGCGAAGAGCGGCCCGATCTCGACAGCCTGTACATGACCGCGGTGCAGGCGATGACGGGCCAGGGCGGCTGGCCGCTGAACGTCTTCTGTTTGCCGGATGGCACGCCCTTCTTCGGCGGCACCTACTTTCCGCCCGACGAGAAGGCCGCTCGCTACCGCGCGTCGAGCTGGAAACAGGTGCTCCAGCGCGTGGCCGAAGTCTACCGCACCCGCCGCGACGAACTGGCAGCCTCAGGCGCGGATCTAGTGAACCATATCCAGCGCCTCGCCAGCGCCGGCGTCTCCGACGGGGCCAGTCTGCCCGATGGCGGCGCGCTGCTGCACGAGGCCGTGGCCGTGCTCAGCCGCCAGTTTGATCATCAGGCGGGCGGGTTTGGCGGAGCGCCCAAGTTTCCTCAGGCGAACGCGCTCGAAGCTCTGCTGCGCGCGCACCTGCGCGGAGCGCCCGGCGCTCTGCCGATGCTCGAACTGACCTTGCACAAGATGGCGCGGGGCGGAATCTACGACCAGCTCGGCGGCGGCTTCCATCGCTACAGTGTTGATGCCCGCTGGCTCGTGCCACACTTCGAGAAGATGCTCTACGACAACGCCCTGCTCGCCCGCATTTACCTGGGAGCCTTTCAGGTGACCGGGACGCCCCTGTATCGCCAGATCGCCATCGAAACGCTGGCATATATGACGCGCGATCTGCGCCATCCCCAGGGCGGCTTCTTTAGCAGCGAGGACGCCGACAGCCTGCCCTATCCCGGCGCGCCCCACGCCGAGGAGGGCGCGTTCTATGTCTGGACGCCCGATGAGGTACGCGAGCATCTGGGCGAAGACGCGGCCCTGTTCTGCCACCTGTACGACATCAGCCGCGCGGGGAACTTCGAGGGCCGGAACATTCTCAATCTGCCCCGCGAGCCAGCCGAAGTGGCCCGGGTAACGGGGGCGACCCCTGAGCGACTGGAGCAGGTGGCGCAGGAAGGCCGGAAACGGCTCCTCGCGGCCCGCGCGCGGCGCCCGCGCCCCTTCCGCGATGAAAAGATTATCACCAGTTGGAACGGCATGGCGCTGCGGGCCTTTGCCGAAGCCGCTATCCCCCTCGCTTCCGACGAGTATCTGGAGATCGCCCGAGCCTGCGCCGACTTTCTGCTCACGTATCTGCGCCGCGACGACGGACGCCTGCTGCGTTCGTGGAAGGATGGCCGCGGCGGTCCCCCGGCCTTCCTTGAGGATTATGCGCTGCTGATTGATGGCCTGCTGGCCCTCCATGCCGCCGACGGCGACGCCCGCTGGCTCGCCGAGAGTTTCGCCCTCGCCGATGCCATGATCGATCTGTTCTGGGATGAGACCATCGCTGGCTTCTACGATACGGCGCGCGACCACGAGACCCTGGTGGTGCGGCCGCGCGACGTCGGCGACAACGCTACGCCATCCGGCAACTCGGTGGCCGCGGAGGTGCTGCTGCGCCTGGCGGCCCTGCGCGGACGCGACGACTACCGCCAGCGAGCCGAGGCGCTGATCGCCGGGCAGGCGGGGATGCTGGCCCGCTTCCCCGCTGGCTTCGGACGCTGGCTCTGTGCGGCTGACCTGGCCGCCGCGCCAGTCAAAGAAGTTGTCATTGCCGGCGCGCCCGAAGCCGAGGATACACGGGCGCTGCTGAACGTGGCGCTAGGGGCCTATCGCCCTCACATCGTGGTGGCGCGCATCCGCCCGGGCGACAGCGATGCCGCGACCCTGACGCCGCTGCTGGCCGGGCGCGAGGCTATTGGCGGCGCGGCGACCGCCTACGTCTGCGCAGGCTTCGTGTGCCAGCTTCCGGTTCAAACGCCAGAGGCGCTCGCCGAACAACTGCGCTGA
- a CDS encoding glycosyltransferase family 4 protein, giving the protein MHFLHINQLYNRASGASRYFIEIGERLAREGHRVTVLSTDALDLEHFWAAGKASLAEREAEHNGVRVLRFPVQRLPGPPLVYPALRRLMVEIGRLGRPAVPLLQRMATLTPRLPDMERYLASAPDLMDVALVHTTNITLDFAIVPVARWARQRGIPHLCTPFVHLGEPENRQIVRYYSMPHQMALLRASDGVATMTDLERDFLVRQGVAAERVRVVGAGVDPAEVAGGDGARFRATHAITGPMVLSLGAAAFDKGTLHVLEALRRLWAAGHDITWVQCGPLLSHFEDYYRRLPAAERARTRVLGYVSDAVRRDALAAADVYAQPSRTDSFGIAYLEAWCYEAPVIGARAGGVPAVIDDGVNGLLVPFGDVTALAAAIARLIRDRDAARALGAAGRAKVLRMYTWDAAYARARAFYFDLAGQRLHKV; this is encoded by the coding sequence ATGCACTTCCTGCACATCAATCAACTCTACAACCGGGCCTCGGGGGCTTCGCGCTACTTCATCGAGATCGGCGAGCGGCTGGCGCGCGAGGGGCACCGCGTGACGGTGCTCAGCACCGACGCGCTGGATCTGGAGCACTTCTGGGCCGCCGGGAAAGCCTCGCTTGCCGAACGCGAAGCCGAGCATAACGGGGTGCGCGTGCTGCGCTTCCCGGTGCAGCGCCTGCCGGGACCGCCGCTGGTCTACCCGGCGCTGCGCCGGCTGATGGTGGAGATCGGGCGGCTCGGCCGCCCTGCGGTCCCGCTGTTGCAACGCATGGCCACGCTGACCCCCCGGCTGCCGGATATGGAACGCTACCTGGCCAGCGCCCCCGACCTGATGGATGTGGCCCTGGTGCATACCACCAACATTACCCTGGATTTCGCAATTGTGCCGGTGGCGCGCTGGGCGCGCCAGCGGGGCATTCCCCATCTCTGCACGCCCTTTGTGCACCTCGGCGAGCCGGAAAACCGACAGATCGTGCGCTACTACAGCATGCCGCACCAGATGGCCCTGCTGCGCGCGAGCGACGGCGTGGCGACGATGACCGACCTGGAGCGCGACTTCCTCGTGCGCCAGGGCGTCGCGGCGGAGCGAGTGCGGGTGGTAGGGGCGGGAGTCGATCCGGCGGAGGTGGCCGGCGGCGATGGAGCGCGGTTCCGAGCGACCCACGCGATTACCGGGCCGATGGTGCTGAGCCTTGGCGCGGCAGCCTTTGACAAGGGCACGCTCCACGTGCTGGAGGCCCTGCGGCGGCTGTGGGCCGCCGGTCATGACATCACCTGGGTGCAGTGCGGGCCGCTCTTGAGCCACTTCGAGGACTATTACCGCAGGCTGCCCGCCGCCGAGCGCGCTCGCACGCGCGTCCTGGGGTATGTGAGCGACGCGGTGCGGCGCGACGCCCTGGCCGCCGCCGACGTATACGCGCAACCCTCGCGCACCGACAGCTTCGGGATCGCCTATCTGGAAGCGTGGTGCTATGAGGCGCCGGTGATCGGCGCGCGCGCCGGCGGCGTGCCCGCGGTCATTGACGACGGCGTCAATGGACTGCTGGTGCCCTTTGGCGACGTCACCGCGCTCGCCGCCGCCATCGCCCGCCTGATCCGCGACCGGGACGCGGCGCGAGCGCTGGGCGCCGCGGGCCGCGCCAAAGTGCTGCGCATGTACACCTGGGACGCCGCCTACGCGCGCGCGCGGGCATTCTACTTCGATCTCGCGGGCCAGAGGTTGCATAAAGTTTAA
- a CDS encoding DUF4190 domain-containing protein has product MHCPNCGAAATQGQRFCDNCGIRLGAEVASPEVQPLTPPIGQPSAAPPVPVDSGAYQSQPGMYAPTVVPNSNMAVISLVAGILSWVALPLICALVAVICGHIARKEIRESGGRLSGQGLALAGLILGYANLAFGALLVCLLIMFVIALIGTV; this is encoded by the coding sequence ATGCACTGTCCGAATTGTGGCGCCGCAGCGACCCAGGGGCAGCGGTTCTGCGACAACTGCGGCATCCGGCTGGGCGCCGAGGTAGCCTCGCCCGAGGTGCAGCCGTTGACCCCGCCAATCGGCCAGCCATCCGCCGCGCCGCCCGTTCCGGTAGACTCTGGCGCCTATCAGAGCCAGCCAGGTATGTACGCCCCTACCGTTGTGCCTAATAGCAATATGGCTGTCATCAGTCTGGTGGCGGGCATTTTATCCTGGGTCGCGTTGCCGCTGATCTGCGCGCTGGTGGCCGTTATCTGCGGTCACATCGCCCGCAAGGAGATCCGCGAGTCGGGCGGGCGCCTTTCCGGGCAGGGTCTGGCGCTCGCAGGGCTGATCCTGGGCTACGCCAATCTTGCGTTCGGGGCCCTGCTGGTCTGCTTGCTGATAATGTTTGTCATCGCCCTGATCGGGACAGTATAG
- the trpC gene encoding indole-3-glycerol phosphate synthase TrpC, with product MPEETILTRILAHKTEEVARQKLKAPLRELERRAARAPEPRDFAAALRRPPATALIAEVKKASPSRGVLRDPFDHLALARAYIAAGAAAISVLTDVRFFQGSLKYLEAIRQLPDAPPLLRKDFIIDPYQIVEARAYGADAVLLIVAAVLDAERLENMLLLAQHMGMEALVEVHTEAEMQLALGIGAAVVGVNNRDLHRFETSLETTARLARLLLTDGRRPVLVSESGIFTPEHVALVRSYGADAVLVGEALVTAPDVEGLARALVRA from the coding sequence GTGCCCGAAGAAACCATCCTTACCCGGATCCTCGCCCACAAAACCGAAGAGGTCGCCCGGCAGAAGCTCAAAGCGCCGCTCCGCGAACTTGAGCGCCGCGCCGCTCGCGCCCCCGAACCGCGCGACTTCGCCGCCGCCCTGCGGCGCCCTCCGGCCACCGCGCTGATCGCCGAGGTGAAAAAAGCCTCACCCAGCCGCGGCGTGCTGCGTGATCCCTTCGATCACCTGGCCCTGGCTCGCGCCTATATCGCCGCTGGCGCAGCCGCCATCTCGGTGCTCACCGATGTGCGCTTCTTTCAGGGCAGCCTGAAGTACCTGGAGGCCATTCGCCAGTTGCCCGACGCGCCCCCCCTGCTCCGCAAAGACTTCATCATTGACCCCTATCAGATCGTCGAGGCCCGCGCCTACGGGGCCGACGCTGTGCTGCTGATCGTCGCCGCCGTTCTCGATGCTGAGCGCCTTGAAAATATGCTGCTCCTGGCGCAGCACATGGGTATGGAGGCCCTGGTCGAGGTCCACACTGAAGCCGAGATGCAGCTTGCCCTGGGGATCGGGGCCGCAGTTGTCGGGGTCAACAATCGCGACCTGCACCGCTTCGAGACCAGTCTGGAAACCACTGCGCGGCTGGCCAGACTGTTACTCACGGATGGCCGCCGCCCGGTGCTGGTGAGCGAGAGCGGCATCTTCACCCCCGAGCACGTGGCCCTGGTGCGCAGCTACGGCGCCGACGCCGTGCTCGTCGGCGAGGCCCTGGTGACCGCGCCAGATGTGGAGGGGCTGGCCCGCGCCCTGGTTCGGGCCTGA
- a CDS encoding redoxin domain-containing protein, whose product MATLYALLGVEPDASQEAIEQAYAEQRARYAPEQVADLDPHLQRVATERSAEIERAYRILADPERRRQYDSSLANGTAPGKAPQRGLTPRERLFAVAGALLGVGLIALFWVLTGQNGSPQGQAMGEMNRPAPPFTAPALAGGTVRLEDYRGQVVLLNFWGTWCEPCKRELPALQAAHEQLGSEGLVIIGVNLTDDEKLQGRDTAQIQSFLNQFGVTYPVALDEDGSITNAYRVFPLPTSFFIDPDGAIRYMHIGELTLADVQATFTRMRGEMAGRSPT is encoded by the coding sequence ATGGCTACACTCTATGCCCTCCTCGGCGTTGAACCCGACGCGAGCCAGGAGGCTATTGAACAGGCTTACGCCGAGCAACGGGCGCGCTACGCCCCGGAACAGGTAGCCGACCTCGACCCGCACCTGCAACGGGTGGCAACTGAGCGCAGCGCCGAGATCGAGCGGGCTTATCGTATTCTGGCCGACCCGGAACGGCGTCGTCAGTACGACAGCAGTCTGGCGAACGGCACGGCGCCCGGAAAGGCGCCGCAGCGCGGGTTGACGCCGCGTGAACGCCTCTTCGCCGTTGCAGGCGCATTGCTGGGCGTGGGGCTGATCGCCCTGTTCTGGGTGCTGACCGGCCAGAACGGCTCGCCCCAGGGCCAGGCGATGGGCGAGATGAACCGGCCCGCCCCGCCGTTCACGGCCCCGGCGCTTGCTGGCGGAACGGTGCGCCTGGAGGATTATCGCGGCCAGGTAGTGCTGTTAAACTTCTGGGGCACCTGGTGCGAGCCGTGTAAACGCGAACTGCCCGCCCTCCAGGCTGCCCACGAACAGCTCGGCAGCGAAGGACTGGTTATCATTGGCGTCAATCTGACGGATGACGAGAAACTGCAAGGCCGCGATACAGCGCAGATCCAGTCGTTTTTGAATCAATTCGGCGTGACCTATCCCGTCGCCCTGGATGAGGACGGTTCGATTACCAATGCTTATCGGGTCTTTCCGCTGCCGACCAGTTTCTTCATCGACCCGGACGGCGCCATTCGCTACATGCACATCGGCGAGTTGACCCTTGCCGACGTGCAGGCCACGTTTACCCGAATGCGCGGCGAAATGGCAGGGCGTTCGCCGACATAA
- the raiA gene encoding ribosome-associated translation inhibitor RaiA, with protein MELTVKSRNGKITERQRQHIDEKLSKLARYMDGITSATVEVHTEMHRNAGEVHRVQVTLVGEHGVYLRAEEEAPDLYSAVDAVQEVLQRQITRYKEKYWRRGRSRRPVEPVEPQVEAEPLVAVAEPEAAPTEEPPAPAVIRTKQFKLRPMFTEDAIEQMELLGHNFFVFQDAETMRICVLYRRRDGAYGLIIPETA; from the coding sequence ATGGAACTGACCGTCAAGAGCCGCAATGGTAAGATCACCGAGCGCCAACGCCAGCACATTGACGAGAAACTGAGCAAGCTCGCGCGCTACATGGACGGGATCACCAGCGCTACCGTCGAGGTCCACACAGAAATGCATCGAAACGCCGGCGAGGTGCACCGGGTACAGGTCACGCTGGTCGGCGAGCATGGCGTCTATCTCCGCGCCGAAGAGGAGGCGCCCGACCTGTACAGCGCGGTTGATGCGGTGCAGGAAGTGCTCCAGCGGCAGATCACGCGCTACAAAGAGAAATACTGGCGCCGTGGCCGATCACGCCGGCCTGTTGAGCCAGTCGAGCCACAGGTCGAGGCCGAACCCCTGGTGGCCGTAGCCGAACCGGAGGCGGCTCCAACCGAGGAACCGCCGGCCCCGGCGGTGATCCGCACCAAGCAGTTTAAGCTGCGTCCGATGTTCACCGAGGATGCGATTGAGCAGATGGAACTGCTCGGCCATAACTTCTTCGTCTTCCAGGACGCTGAGACCATGCGTATCTGCGTGCTCTACCGTCGCCGCGATGGAGCGTATGGGTTGATTATTCCCGAAACCGCGTAG
- a CDS encoding J domain-containing protein, giving the protein MQDHYETLQVHPRADDETIQAAYARLRERYDPARLEGSAEELQELARRRRDEIERAYLVLSDPERRRRYDEELAARQAARTDERAATGEEELDYRPLPPARGQERPPGFNAQPTLRPASAPRRSGRAPHRGTSPVWLAPTLIVAVSVFAIVLVTLVTTVYSLPPAAVPFGALQAGGASGPVNAPAPTPDVTAIINQFEGQIIAARQVAQRVPENPNAWIELGNALYDSVVIVRERLASGDQSLQNVYIERLPRWLEAADAYRRATELAPTDPVARADLAASLCFYGKDTNDQSYVREGLAEAERALRDDPQAGRALLSKGLCLAFSDPPQVAQALEQWQQLIVLPGAEPGLVMQARQLVAEYSR; this is encoded by the coding sequence ATGCAAGACCACTACGAGACCCTGCAGGTGCATCCCCGCGCCGATGATGAAACGATCCAGGCCGCCTACGCGCGCCTGCGCGAGCGTTACGACCCGGCGCGCCTTGAAGGCAGCGCCGAGGAACTTCAGGAACTGGCGCGCCGCCGCCGCGACGAGATCGAGCGCGCGTATCTCGTCCTGAGCGATCCGGAGCGACGGCGGCGCTACGACGAGGAACTGGCCGCCCGCCAGGCAGCGCGGACGGACGAACGCGCCGCGACGGGCGAGGAAGAGCTTGACTATCGCCCTCTGCCCCCGGCCCGCGGGCAGGAACGTCCGCCGGGCTTCAACGCCCAGCCAACGCTGCGACCTGCCAGCGCTCCCCGCAGGAGCGGGCGCGCCCCGCACCGCGGGACGTCCCCCGTCTGGCTCGCCCCGACGCTGATCGTCGCCGTGTCGGTATTCGCCATCGTGCTGGTCACCCTGGTGACGACCGTCTACAGCCTGCCGCCGGCCGCCGTCCCCTTCGGCGCGCTGCAGGCCGGGGGGGCGAGCGGGCCGGTAAACGCTCCGGCGCCCACACCTGACGTGACGGCGATCATCAACCAGTTCGAAGGGCAGATCATCGCCGCACGGCAGGTAGCCCAACGAGTTCCTGAGAACCCGAACGCCTGGATCGAACTGGGCAATGCGCTCTACGACAGCGTAGTGATCGTGCGCGAACGGCTAGCCAGCGGCGACCAGAGCCTGCAGAACGTCTATATCGAACGGCTGCCGCGCTGGCTGGAGGCCGCCGACGCCTACCGCAGAGCGACCGAACTGGCGCCGACCGACCCGGTGGCGCGGGCGGACCTGGCGGCGAGTCTGTGCTTCTACGGCAAGGACACCAACGACCAGAGCTACGTGCGTGAAGGGCTGGCCGAAGCTGAACGCGCCCTGCGCGACGATCCCCAGGCCGGGCGCGCCCTGCTGAGCAAGGGCCTCTGCCTGGCTTTCAGCGACCCGCCGCAGGTAGCCCAGGCGCTGGAGCAGTGGCAACAGCTCATTGTGCTGCCTGGCGCGGAACCGGGGCTGGTGATGCAGGCTCGCCAGCTAGTGGCCGAGTATTCGCGCTAG